A single region of the Cucumis melo cultivar AY chromosome 3, USDA_Cmelo_AY_1.0, whole genome shotgun sequence genome encodes:
- the LOC103501334 gene encoding uncharacterized protein LOC103501334 — translation MGAVILGLPGPWADDNLELSDYYTTKVGGIPDLAFKKFNHSLLDCSQCGSKLCLVLQIYAPVSIDRTNIDERLLLVFGCLTPECGSSSLGWRVFRVQKSCDKEFSKVSQEIGPLTTSTSAAKTNWWQQLDEESDEEMDLAELQKAFSEVATKVSHAKGTPSESHSKTVTKSLTSRPTRVVDVKTPVVPCFYIYTEDESSSKDISMCSNYASLSLKENQSDEEDSIQEEKWSEEGYEYDKALTADRTYLKFKKKLDAYPEQCFRYSFGGKPILARSEDGEAGKCKACGGSRQFEMQLMPPLLYFLQEAADESQKQLLETWNWMTLLVHTCSESCSQSSEKSDEGNWIITEESTIVQFEKPFNGSPELVGFFSLTS, via the exons ATGGGTGCAGTCATTCTAGGCTTGCCAGGTCCTTGGGCTGATGATAATCTTGAACTTTCTGATTATTATACTACAAAAGTTGGCGGGATTCCG GACTTGGCTTTTAAAAAATTCAACCACAGTCTGTTAGACTGTTCTCAGTGTGGAAGTAAATTATGTCTTGTTTTACAG ATTTATGCTCCAGTTTCAATCGATAGAACAAACATAGATGAACGCCTTCTCCTTGTTTTTGGTTGTCTAACTCCAGAATGTGGGAGCAGTTCCCTTGG TTGGCGAGTTTTTCGTGTTCAAAAATCATGTGACAAGGAGTTCTCCAAAGTTTCTCAAGAAATTGGCCCCTTGACAACGTCAACTTCAGCTGCAAAGACTAACTGGTGGCAGCAACTGGATGAAGAAAGCGATGAAGAAATGGATTTGGCGGAGCTACAAAAGGCATTTTCGGAGGTTGCAACTAAAGTTTCTCATGCCAAGGGAACTCCAAGTGAATCACATTCTAAGACTGTCACAAAGAGCTTAACTTCGAGACCAACAAGAGTTGTCGATGTGAAAACACCAG TGGTACCATGCTTTTATATCTATACTGAAGATGAATCATCATCGAAGGATATTTCTATGTGTTCCAATTATGCATCACTCTCTTTAAAGGAGAATCAAAGTGATGAGGAGGATTCAATACAAGAAGAAAAGTGGTCAGAAGAAGGTTACGAATATGACAAGGCTCTGACTGCTGACCGAACTTACTTGAAGTTCAAGAAAAAATTGGATGCATATCCAGAACAATGTTTCAG ATACTCGTTCGGCGGGAAGCCGATTTTGGCAAGATCAGAGGACGGAGAAGCTGGAAAGTGCAAGGCATGTGGTGGATCAAGGCAGTTTGAAATGCAGCTAATGCCTCCACTGCTATATTTTCTTCAGGAAGCAGCTGATGAAAGTCAGAAACAGTTGCTGGAGACCTGGAACTGGATGACGCTTTTGGTACATACTTGTTCTGAA agCTGTTCGCAATCTTCTGAGAAGTCAGATGAGGGGAACTGGATCATTACAGAGGAATCCACGATTGTGCAATTCGAGAAGCCCTTCAATGGCTCCCCAGAATTAGTTGGCTTCTTCTCCCTCACCTCATGA